A window of Eikenella corrodens contains these coding sequences:
- the pheT gene encoding phenylalanine--tRNA ligase subunit beta, with amino-acid sequence MQFSYSWLKTQADTELSADKLEHLLTMSGLEVEEAETAAPAFTGVVIAEVKSVEKHPDADRLNVTQVDAGTGELVQIVCGAPNVKAGIKVPCSLLGAVLPGNFKIKPTKMRGVVSNGMLCSTDELGLPDDGVNGLHILPQDAPVGTNIREYLDLDDTVFTLKITPNRADCLSIKGIAREVSALTGCAFKQPAIHAAPITGSRKQPVQIDAPADCGRFISRVIENVNARAATPDWMKQRLERSGIRSLSALVDIGNYVMLEIGQPMHVFDANKLSGSLHIRRAREGETLECLNEKTVSLSENTLVVADEKGALSLAGLMGGAASAVSDDTQNIVLEAAWFAPEIIAGKSRQYGFGSDSSFRFERGVDCRLQADAIERATELVLQICGGAAGEMVEALGRLPENKQVELRLGRLKTVLGVDIPAEQVETILQHLGLQPEKTAEGFRVTAPSFRFDIEIEADLIEEIGRVYGYENIPDDYTSGRLKMLALPETRRPRFAVYNEMAARGYREVVSYAFVDEQWELDFAANANPIRLQNPLAAQYAVMRSTLIGGLVEILQNNLNRKQNRVRVFEIARVFSKGSDGQFVQNERIGGLWYGAAMPEQWGEKTRNADFYDIKADVENLLKNKAVEFVKTEHPALHPGRAANIVSDGQVIGFVGELHPKWLQKYDLPQAPLVFEIDMAAVLEREKTRYQAVSKFQPVRRDLAFVMPETTTFEQLQAALRGVKSDLIQEITLFDVYRGVGLPENMKSMAVKVILQDAERTLTDDTVEEIVQKLIAAAQTIGAQLR; translated from the coding sequence ATGCAATTCTCCTACTCATGGCTGAAAACCCAAGCCGATACCGAACTTTCCGCCGATAAGCTGGAACATCTGTTAACCATGTCCGGCTTGGAAGTGGAAGAAGCCGAGACTGCCGCGCCTGCGTTTACGGGCGTGGTGATTGCCGAAGTGAAATCCGTTGAAAAACATCCTGATGCCGATCGTTTGAACGTTACCCAAGTCGATGCGGGTACGGGTGAGTTGGTGCAGATTGTGTGCGGTGCGCCGAATGTGAAAGCGGGCATCAAAGTGCCGTGTTCGCTGCTGGGCGCGGTGTTGCCGGGCAATTTCAAAATCAAACCGACCAAGATGCGCGGCGTGGTGTCGAACGGGATGTTGTGTTCCACCGACGAACTCGGTTTGCCTGACGACGGCGTGAACGGCCTGCACATTCTGCCGCAAGACGCTCCCGTCGGCACAAACATCCGCGAATATCTGGATTTGGACGATACGGTGTTCACGCTGAAAATCACGCCGAACCGTGCCGACTGCCTGAGCATCAAAGGTATTGCGCGCGAAGTGTCCGCGCTGACCGGCTGCGCGTTTAAGCAGCCTGCAATCCATGCCGCGCCCATCACGGGCAGCCGCAAACAGCCCGTGCAGATTGATGCGCCTGCCGATTGTGGCCGCTTTATCAGTCGCGTGATTGAAAACGTGAACGCGCGCGCCGCTACGCCGGATTGGATGAAGCAGCGTTTGGAGCGCAGCGGTATCCGCAGCCTTTCCGCGCTGGTGGACATTGGCAATTATGTGATGCTGGAAATCGGTCAGCCGATGCATGTTTTTGATGCCAATAAACTTTCAGGCAGCCTGCACATTCGTCGCGCGCGCGAAGGTGAAACGCTGGAATGCCTGAACGAGAAAACCGTCTCTCTGTCTGAAAATACGCTGGTAGTGGCCGACGAAAAAGGCGCGTTGAGTTTGGCAGGGCTGATGGGCGGCGCGGCGAGCGCGGTTTCAGACGACACACAAAATATCGTGCTGGAAGCGGCTTGGTTTGCGCCTGAAATCATCGCAGGAAAATCGCGCCAATACGGTTTTGGTTCGGATTCGTCGTTCCGCTTTGAGCGCGGCGTGGATTGCCGTTTGCAGGCTGATGCTATCGAACGCGCTACCGAATTGGTTTTGCAAATCTGCGGCGGTGCGGCAGGCGAAATGGTGGAAGCGTTGGGCAGGCTACCTGAAAACAAACAGGTCGAATTGCGTTTAGGCCGTCTGAAAACCGTGTTGGGCGTGGACATTCCTGCCGAACAGGTGGAAACCATTTTGCAGCACTTGGGCTTGCAGCCTGAAAAAACGGCGGAAGGTTTCCGTGTTACCGCGCCGAGTTTCCGTTTCGACATCGAAATCGAAGCCGATTTGATTGAAGAAATCGGCCGCGTTTACGGCTATGAAAATATCCCCGACGATTACACGTCAGGCCGTCTGAAAATGCTGGCGCTGCCCGAAACCCGCCGTCCGCGTTTTGCCGTTTATAACGAAATGGCGGCGCGCGGCTACCGCGAAGTCGTCAGCTACGCCTTCGTTGACGAGCAATGGGAGCTCGATTTTGCCGCCAACGCCAATCCCATCCGCCTGCAAAACCCGCTGGCGGCGCAGTATGCCGTGATGCGCTCCACGCTCATCGGCGGCTTGGTGGAAATTCTGCAAAACAATCTGAACCGCAAACAAAACCGCGTGCGCGTGTTTGAAATCGCCCGCGTGTTCAGCAAAGGTTCAGATGGCCAGTTTGTACAAAACGAACGCATCGGCGGCCTGTGGTACGGCGCGGCGATGCCGGAACAATGGGGAGAGAAAACGCGCAACGCGGATTTTTACGACATCAAGGCCGATGTAGAAAATCTGTTGAAAAACAAAGCGGTTGAGTTCGTTAAAACCGAACATCCCGCCCTACATCCCGGCCGCGCCGCCAATATCGTTTCAGACGGCCAGGTCATCGGCTTTGTCGGCGAATTGCACCCGAAATGGCTGCAAAAATACGATTTGCCGCAAGCGCCGCTGGTATTTGAAATCGATATGGCAGCCGTGTTGGAACGCGAAAAAACGCGCTATCAGGCGGTATCGAAATTCCAGCCGGTGCGCAGGGATTTGGCGTTTGTGATGCCTGAAACCACTACTTTCGAGCAGTTGCAGGCTGCTTTGCGCGGCGTGAAATCCGATTTGATTCAGGAGATTACGTTGTTCGATGTGTATCGCGGGGTGGGGTTACCTGAAAACATGAAGAGCATGGCAGTAAAAGTGATCTTGCAGGATGCAGAACGTACTTTGACGGACGATACGGTTGAAGAGATCGTGCAGAAGTTGATTGCCGCTGCTCAAACCATTGGGGCACAGCTGCGGTAG
- a CDS encoding response regulator transcription factor: protein MNRVLLVDDDALLTELLTEYLSAEGLEVSSVPDGEAGVNEILSGNYNVVVLDSMMPKLSGLDVLKTVRQQSKIPIIMLTAKGDDIDRIIGLEMGADDYVPKPCQPRELLARINAILRRTRLAEPDNNTPNVISVSDVTLYPAKRQATINEAPLELTSTEFNLLEVLMRHAGQVVNKETLSLEALDRKLAKFDRSIDVHISSIRHKLGDASLIQTVRGLGYLFVKN from the coding sequence ATGAACCGTGTTTTATTGGTAGACGACGACGCCCTGCTCACCGAGCTCTTAACCGAATACCTGAGCGCCGAAGGGCTGGAAGTCAGCAGCGTGCCGGACGGCGAAGCCGGCGTGAACGAAATTCTCTCCGGCAACTACAACGTGGTGGTGCTGGACTCCATGATGCCCAAACTGAGCGGTCTGGATGTGCTCAAAACCGTGCGCCAGCAGAGCAAAATCCCCATCATCATGCTTACCGCCAAAGGCGACGACATCGACCGCATCATCGGCTTGGAAATGGGCGCCGACGACTATGTGCCCAAGCCTTGCCAGCCGCGCGAACTCTTAGCGCGCATCAACGCCATCCTGCGCCGCACCCGCCTGGCCGAGCCGGACAACAACACGCCCAACGTGATTTCCGTGAGCGACGTTACCCTCTATCCGGCCAAGCGCCAAGCCACCATCAACGAAGCCCCGCTGGAGCTCACCAGCACCGAATTCAACCTGCTGGAAGTGCTGATGCGCCATGCCGGCCAGGTGGTGAACAAAGAAACCCTCTCGCTCGAAGCGCTCGACCGCAAGCTGGCTAAGTTCGACCGCAGCATCGATGTGCACATTTCCAGCATCCGCCACAAACTGGGCGACGCCTCGCTCATCCAAACCGTGCGCGGCCTGGGTTATCTGTTTGTGAAAAACTGA
- a CDS encoding cell division protein ZipA C-terminal FtsZ-binding domain-containing protein: protein MSTNTILIIAILIFAPVFGVLLYNTYQEKKYRDSIRAQFGHADKDALMESHTHSVRDGQQQAPAAEAEAAPRLQPAFVKFSRSSEPAAETHVAETPAAADSAPAEPVLQAEPAAEAPAFNFQPVPAAAPSQTQAPAKRKLLLDLQDLAKQQLPWFDSRFDYLCYISLKEPQELHAMPRLSSRHRFRIAGCTMDDRFQIAEPIPSVYYQGFVIGLQAISRNGLASIADLEQFGEQANAFAEKMDGGLLLTDIDTFLSIARPLDDLCARVDQTIAIHLVSRNNVSGVELRNAIERQGFELSHDGMFYLNDAKGRPLFAISTLDNSAFTATLLSTQNYRGISMLFDAPHIPDGEKNFNRFMDIAVKLSSMLGLDLVNDKLEELSTQWLKEIRSYVVARQDEMKRVGIEPGSELAKRLFS, encoded by the coding sequence ATGAGCACCAACACTATTCTGATTATTGCCATCCTTATTTTCGCCCCCGTGTTTGGCGTATTGCTGTACAACACCTATCAGGAAAAGAAATACCGCGATTCCATCCGCGCCCAATTCGGCCATGCCGATAAAGACGCGCTGATGGAAAGCCACACCCATTCTGTGCGCGACGGCCAGCAGCAAGCTCCCGCTGCCGAAGCAGAGGCTGCCCCGCGCCTGCAGCCGGCTTTCGTTAAATTCAGCCGCTCAAGCGAGCCCGCCGCCGAAACCCATGTTGCCGAAACACCGGCCGCAGCCGACAGCGCCCCTGCCGAGCCGGTATTGCAGGCCGAACCCGCCGCCGAAGCCCCCGCGTTCAACTTCCAGCCCGTGCCGGCCGCCGCGCCTTCGCAAACCCAAGCGCCCGCCAAACGCAAGCTGCTGCTCGATTTGCAGGATTTGGCCAAACAACAGCTGCCCTGGTTCGACAGCCGCTTCGACTACCTCTGCTACATTTCCCTGAAAGAGCCGCAGGAATTGCACGCCATGCCGCGCCTTTCCAGCCGCCACCGCTTCCGCATCGCCGGCTGCACCATGGACGACCGCTTCCAAATCGCCGAGCCGATTCCCAGCGTGTACTACCAAGGCTTCGTGATCGGCCTGCAAGCCATCAGCCGCAACGGCTTGGCCAGCATTGCCGATTTGGAGCAATTCGGCGAACAGGCCAACGCCTTTGCCGAAAAAATGGACGGCGGCCTGCTGCTCACCGACATCGACACCTTCCTCTCCATCGCCCGCCCGCTGGACGATCTGTGCGCCCGCGTGGATCAAACCATCGCCATCCATTTGGTGTCGCGCAACAACGTGAGCGGCGTGGAATTGCGCAATGCCATAGAACGCCAAGGCTTCGAGCTTTCGCACGACGGCATGTTCTACCTGAACGACGCCAAAGGCCGGCCGTTGTTTGCCATCTCCACCCTCGACAACAGCGCCTTCACCGCCACCCTGCTCTCCACCCAGAATTATCGCGGCATCAGCATGCTGTTCGACGCCCCGCACATCCCCGACGGCGAGAAAAACTTCAACCGCTTCATGGATATCGCCGTTAAGCTTTCCAGCATGCTCGGCCTGGATTTGGTCAACGACAAGCTCGAAGAGCTTTCCACCCAATGGCTGAAAGAAATCCGCAGCTATGTGGTGGCGCGACAAGACGAGATGAAACGGGTGGGCATCGAGCCCGGCAGCGAACTGGCCAAACGGCTGTTCTCGTAG
- a CDS encoding restriction endonuclease has product MVSAIDSLKKNVNYNYVNSSNTHTIQIVHVEKPEGPIKIKRGDTETSISKQAIWRLADALSTGEPVNVDRVFGASYNFRSALEALLAHTPEIYWCKLQRIQPGLNKSEVVEGHKHIIWLPDRPHEKGVMKEYETDVVISEIPSNNVVYDALSLPSTHSEIDIDVKRRHVQIQIALSAIGFQLGFRTWIARNDQGISYGDKKIADLDGIVQKIECEKLISSFDGAVQAAMHIDCIWFRNGKLMPAVMEVEHSTGVRSGLARMKQLKDLLPPYANTRWVIVAPDEDRDKVFKEANVPMFQNLDTQYFPYSAVEELYSLCIRRKLTNKAVNEEFLDCFMEKCVM; this is encoded by the coding sequence TTGGTCAGTGCGATTGACAGCTTGAAAAAGAATGTCAATTATAACTATGTGAACAGCTCAAATACGCATACCATACAAATCGTCCATGTTGAAAAACCGGAAGGTCCGATTAAGATTAAAAGGGGAGATACGGAAACTTCGATATCGAAACAAGCAATTTGGCGGTTGGCAGATGCGTTGTCAACGGGTGAGCCTGTCAATGTGGACAGGGTGTTTGGCGCAAGTTATAACTTTCGTTCCGCACTAGAGGCATTGCTTGCCCATACACCCGAAATTTACTGGTGCAAATTGCAGCGGATACAACCGGGTCTGAATAAAAGCGAGGTGGTGGAAGGGCACAAGCACATTATTTGGCTTCCCGATAGGCCGCATGAAAAAGGCGTAATGAAGGAATATGAGACAGATGTCGTTATTTCGGAAATCCCCTCCAACAATGTGGTTTACGATGCTTTATCCCTTCCTTCGACCCATTCAGAAATAGATATAGATGTAAAACGCCGCCACGTACAAATACAGATTGCCCTTTCAGCAATAGGTTTCCAGCTTGGTTTCAGGACGTGGATTGCGAGAAACGACCAAGGTATCAGTTATGGGGATAAAAAAATTGCCGATTTGGACGGTATCGTGCAAAAGATAGAATGCGAGAAACTTATCAGTTCGTTTGACGGCGCGGTTCAGGCCGCAATGCATATTGATTGCATCTGGTTCAGGAATGGAAAACTGATGCCGGCGGTGATGGAGGTGGAACATAGTACGGGTGTACGTTCCGGCCTTGCGCGGATGAAGCAGTTGAAAGACCTGTTGCCACCATATGCTAATACGCGCTGGGTTATCGTTGCTCCTGATGAAGATAGGGATAAAGTTTTTAAAGAAGCAAATGTTCCGATGTTTCAAAATTTAGATACCCAATATTTTCCTTATTCCGCAGTTGAAGAGTTGTATTCCTTGTGCATTCGCCGGAAATTGACAAATAAAGCTGTCAATGAAGAATTTTTAGACTGCTTTATGGAAAAATGTGTAATGTAA
- the pmbA gene encoding metalloprotease PmbA, which yields MFNHSEQTLRDVCAQAIELAKAGGATAAEADVSESIGQSVQVRLQEIEHIEYQQDKSLDLTVYVGWRKGRASTADFSAAAIADTVRAALDIARYTAEDPCAGLAEAVLMAAEFPDLQSYHEWPLSTAEAAELARRSEAAARAADSRITNSEGAHIQTGHYQYAYGNSHGFMQHQRSSRHSLSCSVVAGSGSGMQRDYWYDLARSSADLDTPEHIGQTAARRAVQRLGAQSLPTGSYPVLFDATVSGSLIGHLVGALSGGALYRQTSFLQDSIGRQILPAALSLREEPHLPKALASTAFDAEGVATRPRFVIENGIIQGYFLSSYSARKLGLPTTANAGGAHNLILSHTHPSQAELLREMGSGLLVTELMGQGVNTLTGDYSRGAAGFWVENGQIAYPVQEITIAGRLQDMLPNIAGAANDALKRSAHKTGSLLLEQMTVAGH from the coding sequence ATGTTTAACCACAGCGAGCAAACCCTGCGCGATGTTTGCGCCCAAGCCATCGAGCTGGCCAAAGCCGGCGGCGCCACCGCAGCCGAAGCCGACGTGAGCGAATCCATCGGCCAATCCGTGCAGGTGCGGCTGCAGGAAATCGAGCACATCGAATACCAGCAAGATAAATCGCTCGACCTCACCGTGTATGTAGGTTGGCGCAAAGGCCGCGCCAGCACCGCCGATTTCTCCGCCGCCGCCATTGCCGATACCGTGCGCGCCGCGCTCGATATTGCCCGCTACACCGCCGAAGACCCCTGCGCCGGCCTGGCCGAAGCCGTCCTGATGGCCGCCGAATTTCCCGATTTGCAAAGCTACCACGAATGGCCGCTGAGCACCGCCGAAGCCGCCGAGCTCGCCCGCCGCAGCGAAGCCGCCGCCCGTGCCGCCGATTCCCGCATCACCAACTCCGAAGGCGCCCACATCCAAACCGGCCATTATCAATACGCATACGGCAACAGCCACGGCTTTATGCAACACCAGCGCAGCAGCCGCCACAGCCTGTCTTGCAGCGTCGTGGCCGGCAGCGGCAGCGGCATGCAGCGCGATTATTGGTACGACCTCGCCCGCAGCAGCGCCGATTTGGACACGCCCGAACACATCGGCCAAACCGCCGCCCGCCGCGCCGTGCAGCGCCTCGGCGCCCAAAGCCTGCCCACCGGCAGCTACCCCGTGCTGTTCGATGCCACCGTTTCAGGCAGCCTCATCGGCCACCTCGTCGGCGCACTCAGCGGCGGCGCGCTCTACCGCCAAACCAGTTTCCTGCAAGACAGCATCGGCCGCCAAATCCTCCCCGCCGCCCTCAGCCTGCGCGAAGAGCCGCACCTGCCCAAAGCCTTGGCCAGCACCGCCTTCGATGCCGAAGGCGTCGCCACCCGCCCCCGCTTCGTGATTGAAAACGGCATCATCCAAGGCTACTTCCTCAGCAGCTACAGCGCCCGCAAACTCGGCCTGCCCACCACCGCCAACGCCGGCGGCGCCCACAACCTCATCCTCAGCCACACCCACCCAAGCCAGGCCGAACTCCTGCGCGAAATGGGCAGCGGCCTGCTCGTTACCGAACTCATGGGCCAAGGCGTCAACACCCTCACCGGCGACTACTCGCGCGGCGCCGCCGGCTTCTGGGTGGAAAACGGCCAAATCGCCTACCCCGTGCAGGAAATCACCATCGCCGGCCGCCTGCAAGACATGCTGCCCAACATCGCCGGTGCCGCCAACGACGCCCTCAAACGCAGCGCCCACAAAACCGGCTCCCTCCTGCTCGAACAGATGACCGTGGCCGGGCATTGA
- a CDS encoding sensor histidine kinase: MKLFQRIFLTFFFVIIAAIFVASFSFWLVQDRVAESRFKQQRAFETGLLNSTVTVFQTRGLSGVRETLQDWNNTPTFDNILVISGDSKADIFQRQVEPARILAARKFAAEYPNTRAVRVAYDPLGEEYIFMLADWDKQQPTRLPSPLMIPGVEMAPVWHELIILSFIIIVGLLLAYILARNISQPIRTLERGMSRLAEGDLETRISHQLLGRRDELAKLAVQFDHMAGRLQKLVERERHLLHHVSHEMRSPLARMQALLALLQVQPHKQEQNIKRLESELTRMDKLVGELLTLSRLETANVEMEKDPLKLVPFLENLVEDCRAIACQNNQQIDFTYDPEDAEATVSANEGYLYRAFDNVLRNAMAYSPEGSKIHVRLSGHKHHWHIDIADNGPGVDERQLPHIFTAFYRADSGAHKPGTGLGLAIARHVIGKHNGRISASNVQPNGLNIHFELPELTAKQQKLEEKEREEKERGQDEGK, from the coding sequence ATGAAACTGTTCCAGCGGATTTTCCTCACCTTCTTCTTCGTTATCATCGCCGCCATTTTTGTGGCCAGCTTCTCCTTCTGGCTGGTGCAGGATAGAGTGGCCGAAAGCCGTTTCAAACAGCAGCGCGCCTTCGAAACCGGCCTGCTGAATAGCACCGTTACCGTGTTTCAAACCCGCGGCCTATCCGGCGTGCGCGAAACCCTGCAAGACTGGAACAACACCCCCACGTTCGACAACATCCTCGTGATTTCCGGCGACAGCAAAGCCGATATTTTCCAGCGCCAGGTAGAGCCCGCCCGCATCCTGGCCGCCCGTAAATTCGCCGCCGAATACCCCAACACCCGTGCCGTGCGCGTGGCCTACGACCCCTTGGGCGAAGAATACATCTTCATGCTGGCCGATTGGGACAAACAACAGCCCACCCGCCTGCCTTCCCCGCTGATGATTCCCGGCGTGGAAATGGCGCCGGTGTGGCACGAGCTCATCATCCTCAGCTTTATCATCATCGTCGGCCTGCTCCTGGCCTACATCCTTGCCCGCAATATTTCCCAACCTATCCGCACGTTGGAGCGCGGCATGAGCCGCCTGGCCGAAGGCGACCTCGAAACCCGTATTTCCCACCAGCTGCTCGGCCGGCGCGACGAGCTGGCCAAACTCGCCGTCCAGTTCGACCACATGGCCGGCCGCCTGCAAAAACTGGTGGAACGCGAACGCCACCTGCTGCACCACGTTTCGCACGAAATGCGCTCCCCGCTGGCGCGTATGCAGGCGCTGCTCGCCTTGTTGCAAGTGCAGCCGCACAAACAGGAGCAAAACATCAAGCGCCTGGAATCCGAGCTCACCCGTATGGACAAACTCGTGGGCGAGCTGCTCACCCTTTCCCGTTTGGAAACCGCCAACGTGGAAATGGAAAAAGACCCGCTCAAACTGGTACCCTTCTTGGAAAACTTGGTGGAAGACTGCCGCGCCATCGCCTGCCAAAACAATCAGCAAATCGATTTCACTTACGATCCGGAGGATGCCGAAGCCACCGTTTCCGCCAACGAGGGCTACCTCTACCGCGCTTTCGACAACGTATTGCGCAATGCCATGGCCTACAGCCCAGAAGGCAGCAAAATCCATGTCCGCCTCTCCGGCCACAAACACCATTGGCACATCGACATTGCCGACAACGGCCCGGGCGTGGACGAACGCCAGCTGCCGCATATCTTCACCGCCTTCTACCGCGCCGACAGCGGCGCGCACAAACCCGGAACCGGCCTTGGCTTGGCCATTGCCCGCCATGTAATCGGCAAACACAACGGCCGCATCAGCGCCTCTAATGTGCAGCCTAACGGCCTGAACATCCACTTCGAGTTGCCCGAGCTCACCGCCAAACAGCAGAAGCTGGAAGAAAAAGAACGCGAAGAAAAAGAGCGTGGGCAGGATGAAGGCAAATAA
- the zwf gene encoding glucose-6-phosphate dehydrogenase, translating into MPTPFDIVFFGGTGDLVMRKLLPALYQAHAAGTLHPGGCIIGLGRRDLGRGGYLKKVEESARPHIPNLEAETWHTFCQRINYLPVDAENAEQFHHLAALLGAEAGQNGRALVIYLSTAPHYFMPICRHLAAAGLNRPATRIVLEKPLGHDLASAQSINTAVAAFFREEQIYRIDHYLGKEPVQNLLALRFANRLFDPLWCAAQIRAVEITIAEELGVEKRGEFYDQTGALRDMLQNHLLQLLCFTAMEPPLSLGDSDVRNAKLNVLRALKPFNAYSVRADVVRGQYTAGQIRGENVCGYREEANVSQQSRTETFIALRAEIDNPRWRGVPFLLRSGKRMAGRLAEIVLHFWPEANPVFGCGGSPNRISVRLQPQESVKLFLQMKAPGTSLCVHEAALDLDLLKIFPERRADAYERLLLDAIDGKLALFMRSDELEAAWRWLQPVLDDWAAHQPEPQPYPAGSHGPEAAIEMAAACGVDWRNR; encoded by the coding sequence ATGCCCACTCCTTTCGATATAGTCTTCTTCGGCGGTACCGGCGACCTCGTGATGCGCAAGCTGCTGCCCGCCCTCTATCAAGCCCACGCCGCCGGCACGCTGCACCCGGGCGGCTGCATCATCGGCCTCGGCCGCCGCGATTTAGGGCGCGGAGGCTACCTGAAAAAAGTAGAGGAATCCGCCCGGCCGCATATTCCCAACCTCGAAGCCGAAACGTGGCATACCTTCTGCCAACGCATCAACTATCTGCCCGTAGACGCTGAAAACGCCGAACAATTCCACCACCTCGCCGCGCTGCTCGGCGCCGAAGCCGGGCAAAATGGCCGCGCCCTGGTGATTTACCTTTCCACCGCGCCGCACTATTTCATGCCCATCTGCCGCCATCTGGCCGCTGCCGGGCTGAACCGCCCCGCAACCCGCATCGTGCTGGAAAAACCGCTCGGTCACGACCTCGCCTCCGCGCAAAGCATCAACACCGCCGTAGCCGCCTTCTTCCGCGAAGAGCAGATCTACCGTATCGACCATTATCTAGGCAAAGAGCCCGTGCAAAACCTGCTCGCCCTGCGCTTTGCCAACCGCCTGTTCGATCCCTTGTGGTGTGCCGCCCAAATCCGCGCCGTGGAAATCACCATTGCCGAAGAGCTCGGGGTGGAAAAACGCGGCGAGTTCTACGACCAAACCGGCGCCCTGCGCGATATGCTGCAAAACCACCTGTTGCAGCTTTTGTGCTTCACCGCCATGGAGCCGCCGCTTTCCCTCGGCGATAGCGACGTGCGCAACGCCAAGCTCAACGTCTTGCGCGCACTCAAGCCCTTCAACGCCTACAGCGTGCGCGCCGACGTGGTGCGCGGCCAATACACCGCCGGCCAAATCCGGGGCGAAAACGTGTGCGGCTACCGCGAAGAAGCCAATGTCTCCCAGCAAAGCCGCACCGAAACCTTCATCGCCCTGCGCGCCGAAATCGACAACCCGCGCTGGCGCGGCGTGCCCTTCCTGCTGCGCAGCGGCAAGCGCATGGCCGGGCGGCTGGCCGAAATCGTGCTCCACTTCTGGCCCGAAGCCAACCCCGTATTTGGCTGCGGCGGCTCGCCCAACCGCATCAGCGTGCGCCTGCAGCCGCAGGAATCCGTGAAACTGTTCCTGCAAATGAAAGCCCCCGGCACCAGCCTGTGCGTACACGAAGCCGCACTGGATTTAGACTTGCTCAAAATCTTCCCCGAACGCCGTGCCGACGCTTATGAGCGCCTGCTGCTCGACGCGATAGACGGCAAACTCGCCCTCTTTATGCGCAGCGACGAACTCGAAGCAGCCTGGCGCTGGCTCCAGCCCGTGCTCGACGATTGGGCGGCACACCAGCCCGAACCCCAGCCCTACCCCGCCGGCAGCCACGGCCCCGAAGCCGCCATCGAAATGGCCGCCGCCTGCGGCGTGGATTGGCGTAATCGCTAG
- the apbC gene encoding iron-sulfur cluster carrier protein ApbC, translating into MHNDNALHAAVEAVAIPNSSLTVGSSHALQAIEPTDDGLQIKLCFGFPVGHIADRLKQNIASALAEAGCTQNVQTNIRSEITARKVQPGVRTISGVKNIIAVASGKGGVGKSTTAANLAVALHNMGARVGILDADLYGPSQPTMLGVPESKPQQENKHFIPVRSAEGIQVMSIGFLVDTDQAVVWRGPMVSQALQQLLFQSEWDNVDYLLVDLPPGTGDIQLTLSQKIPVTGAIVVTTPQDIALIDARKAVDMFGKVNIPIFGVLENMSVHICSHCGHHEPIFGQDGGKALAERLGVPLLGQLPLSLPVREAMDSGSAAQMQAAHPAIAQIYTEAAWQTALAVAAKGKDFSNRFPQIVVE; encoded by the coding sequence ATGCATAACGATAACGCCCTACACGCCGCCGTCGAGGCCGTCGCCATCCCCAACAGCAGCCTCACCGTCGGCAGCAGCCACGCCCTGCAAGCCATCGAACCAACCGACGATGGCCTGCAAATCAAACTCTGCTTCGGCTTTCCCGTCGGCCACATTGCCGACCGGCTCAAGCAAAACATCGCTTCCGCGTTGGCCGAAGCCGGTTGCACCCAAAACGTGCAAACCAACATCCGCAGCGAAATCACCGCCCGCAAAGTCCAGCCCGGCGTGCGCACCATCAGCGGCGTGAAAAACATCATCGCCGTCGCCTCCGGCAAAGGCGGCGTGGGCAAATCCACCACCGCCGCCAACCTCGCCGTGGCGCTGCACAACATGGGCGCGCGCGTGGGCATCCTCGATGCCGACCTCTACGGCCCCAGCCAGCCCACCATGCTCGGCGTGCCTGAGAGCAAACCGCAGCAGGAAAACAAACATTTCATCCCCGTGCGCTCGGCCGAAGGCATCCAAGTGATGTCTATCGGCTTTCTGGTCGACACCGACCAAGCCGTGGTGTGGCGCGGCCCCATGGTGAGCCAGGCCCTGCAGCAGCTGCTGTTTCAAAGCGAATGGGACAATGTGGACTACCTGTTGGTCGACCTGCCGCCCGGCACCGGCGACATCCAGCTCACCCTATCGCAGAAAATCCCCGTTACCGGCGCCATCGTGGTCACCACCCCGCAAGACATCGCCCTGATCGACGCGCGCAAAGCCGTGGATATGTTCGGCAAAGTCAACATCCCCATTTTCGGCGTGCTGGAAAACATGTCGGTGCATATTTGCAGCCACTGCGGGCATCACGAGCCTATTTTCGGCCAAGACGGCGGCAAAGCGCTGGCCGAACGCCTCGGTGTGCCGCTACTGGGCCAGCTGCCCCTGAGCCTGCCCGTGCGCGAAGCCATGGACAGCGGCAGCGCCGCCCAAATGCAGGCCGCCCACCCCGCCATCGCCCAAATCTACACCGAAGCCGCCTGGCAAACCGCCCTGGCCGTGGCCGCTAAAGGCAAAGACTTCAGCAACCGCTTCCCGCAGATTGTGGTGGAATAA